AGCCGGTTCGGCCGCGGGCTGGCCCGCCAGGACGTCGTCTCCGTCGGGCTCATCGTCCCCGACGTGGTCAACCCCTTCTTCCCGGAGTTCGTGGCCGGGGTCATCGCGGCCGCAGACGAACGCGACTGGCAGGTGCTCGTGGCCAGCGCCGAGAACGACCGCTCCCGGGAGCTCGCCCTGGTCCGCTCACTCGGCCAGCAGGTGGACGCCCTCGTCGGCTACCTCAGCCATTCCGACGCGGAGCTCGAGCCGTACGTCGGCACCGTGCCGCTGGTCGTGGTCGACCGCGGGCTGGACTCCTCGCACCACGCGTTGGTCCACGTCGACACCGAGGCCGGGATCCGTGCCGGGATGCGGCACCTCATCGACCGGGGCCACCGCCGGATCGGCTTGATCGACTGCGAGTGCCTGAGCGCCCCGATGGTCCGGCACCGCACCTTCCTCGAAGTCGCCGGCGACCATGGCCTGCCGGTCGACGAGGGCTGCATCGTCATGGGAGAGCAGTCCCCGGACGGGGGCGCCGCCGCGTTCGAGGCACTGCGCGCCGAGCGCCCCGACCTCACGGCCGTGGTCGCCTTCAACGACCTCGTCGCGATCGGCGCGTTGCGGGCCGCCCGCCGGATCGGCGTCCGCGTACCGGACGACTGCGCACTCGTCGGCTATGACGGGCTGAGCGTCGTCGATCTGATCGACCCGCCACTGACGACCCTCCACCTCGACAAGCGTCGACTGGGCGAGCTGGCCATCCACCAGGTCGAGCAGCTCCTGGCGGGCGAACTGCCGCCCCCCATCGTCCTGGAACCGAGCCTGCGAGTCCGCGGGACGACATGACCCGCCCGCCCACCGGGCGACGTCGAGACGGGGCCGGCCACGACAGCCGCCCCGCTCCACAGGAGCGCGGCGACAGCGACGCACTACGGTTGCCTTCCCAGGACCCCGTCCGCAGAGCTCATCGGAGTGCGCATGTCAGCAGAAGCCGTGCCGAGCAGCTCCGTGACCCGGACACTTCCCCAGGACTCTCCGCCACAGGGCTCTCCAGCCTTGGGCTCTCAGACCCGCGACGAAGCCGAAGCCGTGCGTGGGGCCGCCGTGCCGGCCGAGGCCGTCGCCCCGCTCATGCGCGGGATCGGCGTACTGCTGCGGCTCAGTGAGGCGGACGGAGCGCTGAGCCTGAGCGGGCTGGAGCGGGCCACCGGTCTGGCGCGCTCCACGGTGGACCGGATCACCGCGACCCTCGCCCACATGGGCTACCTGCGTCTGGACGGCAGGGACGCGGTCCTCGCCCCACGGCTCATGGAACTGGGCAACGCCTACCTCTCGGCGCTGCGGCTGCCCCGCCTGCTCGACGCCCACGCCGACGCCCTCGCGGACGAACTCGACGAGTCGGTGTCCCTCGCGGTGGGCGACGGCGACGGCATCCGCTTCATCCACCAGGCCACCCGCCGCCGGGCGATGTCGTTGAGCTTCCGCATCGGAGACCTGCTGCCCTCCGAACGAACCGCGCCCGGCCCGCTGTTCGCGACCGAGTGGGAGGAGCCGGAGTGGGCGCGGTGGCGCGAACGCCGGGCGGCCGACCCGTACGACCACCGGTTTCCGGCCGTGCCGCCGCGCACGGACGGGCCGTCCGACGAGGACTTCGAGGAGCGCACCCGCGAGGCACGCCTGACGGGCTGGGCCCTGGACGACCAGCTCATCGAACCCGGCCTGGTCGCGATCGCCCTGCCGGTCCGGGACGTACGGGGTCTCGCGGATCTGCGCGGCGCCCCGCTCCCCGGACGGCGGGCGGCGGGTGACGTGCGCCCCTCGGACGCCGGCATCGCCTGTGTCGCCAGTGTCGTGAGCCATACCAGTCGGCACACGGCGGCCTCGCTCCGCGACACGCTGCTGCCGCGGCTGCGGGCGACGGTGGACGCGATGGAACGGGAGTTGCGGGAAGCACCCGAGCCCGAGGGCCGGCACACCCCTTCGGATCTCGCCGTGTGGACGGGTGCCTCCAAGCAGGAACTGGGACAGGGCTTCATCGAGTCGCTGGCCCGGGGGCTGACCGTGCTGACCGCTTTCGAGGAGGGCAGGGCCGCACTGACGCTCAGCGAGGTGGCGCAGGCCACCGGACTGGCGCGGGCCACCGCGCGCCGGGCCCTGATCACCCTGGAGCACCTCGGGTACGTCACCGCACGCGACCGCACGTTCAGCCCCACCCCGCGCGTCCTCGCGCTGGGCTTCCCTCCCCTGTCCCGTACGACCCTGTCCCGCATCGCCCAGCCGCATCTCGCCGACCTCGCCGGACGGATCCACGACTCGACGGCGCTGGCGGTGCTCGTCGGTGAGGACATCCAGTTCTTGGCCAGTGTCCCCGTCGGCCGGATCATGAGCGCGAGCGTCACAGTGGGTACTCGCCTTCCGGCGGCCGCGACCTCGGTGGGCCGCGTCGTCCTGGCGGACCTCCCACCCGGCGAACGCACGCTGCACCCGCGCAGGCTCACCGCGCGCACGACCACGGACCCGGCCGATCTGACGGCGATCCTGGAGCAGGTCCACCGGGCGGGCTACGCGTTGGTGGACGAGGAACTGGAGGAGGGGCTGCGGTCCCTCGCGGTCCCGGTGCGCGACCGTACGGGCCGGGTCGTCGCGGCGGTGAGCGTGGCGATGCACACCGCCCGGCGGACCCCCGAGCAGTGCCTGGCCGAGGTCCTCCCGGACCTGCGCGACGCCGCGGCCCGCGTCGAGGCGGATCTGTGGGTCGCGGGGCGTTTCGCTCGCATCCCCTCGGCGTGAGCGGTGCCCGCGCGCGGTCGTCGGCGCGTGGGACGCTCCCCGTTGTCGTGCTAGCCGGTGATGTGCAGCTCCGTCTCGATGCGGGCGACGGTGTCCAGGAGCGGGGGCAGCAGGGTCTCGCGTACCCAGTGGGCGTCTCCCCGTCGGACGTGGGTGGCGAGGTTGACGCCGGCCACCGCCTGCCCCGCCTCGTTGCGGACGGGCGCGCCGATCGAGATCACGCCCTCTTCGAGTTCCTGGTCCACCAGGCACCAGCCCTGCGCCCGTACCCGCTCCAGTTCCGTGAGGAGCGTCTCGCGGCAGGTGAGGGTGCGGGCGGTGAGCGGTCGCAGGGACGCCCTGTCGAGGTAGGTCCGCAGCCGTTCGTCGTCGAGGTCGGCGAGCAGGACCCGGCCCAGGGAGGTGGCGTGGGCGGGCAGGCGGGTGCCGATGTTGATGGACACGGACATGATGCGCCGGGTGGGCACGCGGCTGACGTACACCACGTCGTCCCCGTCGAGCACCGCCGCCGACGAGGACTCCTGGACCTCGGCGACCAGCTGTTCGAGGTGGGGCAGGGCGATCTCCGCCAGGGACAGACTGGACAGGTAGGCGAAACCCATTTCCAGGACCCGGGCGGTCGGACGGAAGTGCCGGCCGTCGGTGGCCACGGCCAGGTACCCGAGATCGGCCAGGGTGAGCACGAAGCGCCGGGCGGCGGCGCGGCTCATGCCGGTCGCCCTGGCGATCTCCGCGAGGGTCAGCTCCCGGGTGTCGGCGCTGAAGGCACGGATGACGGCGATACCCCGCTCCAGCGACCGCACGAAGTACCGCCCGTGTTCCTTGTCGTCCATGCGTCGCGGCTCCGATGGTCGGGGTGTTACGACTCCGTCTTCTGCAGGGCGCGGTCACCACCGCGGTCGGCGACCGGCGGGTCCGTGTCGCCGTTGTGGTGTTTGGCCCGCTGGATCTGCTCGTAGACGTGGGCGCGCAGCTCGGCGAAGCGGGTGCTGGAGCGGGTGTGCAACTGGTCGCGTGCGTCGGGGAGATCGATGGTCAGGTCCTCCTGCACCACGGTGGGGGAGGTGGACAGGATGATGGTGCGCTGGCCGAGGTAGACGGCTTCGTCGATGTCGTGGGTGACGAACAGGACGGTGACGCCCAGGTCGTGCCACAACCGCCGGATGAGGTCCTCCAGTTCGGCGCGGGTCTGCGCGTCGACGGCGGCGAAGGGCTCGTCCATGAGGAGCACCTTCGGTTCGAAGGCGACGGCTCGGGCGATGGCCACGCGCTGTTGCATGCCGCCGGACAGCTGCCAGGGGTAGGCCTGGTGGGCGTCGGCGAGCCCCACCACGTCCAGGGCGTGGTCGACCAGTTCCCGCTCGCGGGCCTTGCCGAGTTTCTTGCGGCGCAGGGGCAGGGCGACGTTGTCGCGTACGTTCATCCAGGCGAACAGGGAGCGGCCGTACTCCTGGAAGACCACCGCCATGCCGTCCGGGGGGCCGGTGACCGGGCGGCCGTCCAGGGTCACTTCGCCGCTGGTCGGGGCGAGGAGGCCCGACATGCACTTCAGCAGGGTGGTCTTGCCGCAGCCGGACGGACCGACCAGGCACACGAGTTCGCCGGCGCCGATGTGAAACGTCAGGTTCCGCAGTGCCTCGACGTTGCGGTTCCGTCCGGTGTAGATCTTCTGCAGGTTGCGTACGTCGAGCATCGACGTCTCCTTGTCAGGGGTTGCGCTGGGCCCGGCGCAGGCCGTGGTACCAGGCCAGGACCCGGTTCTCGGCGACGCGGAAGAGCAGGGAGAGGGCGAATCCGAGCAGGCCGAGCAGCAGGACGCCGCTCCACATCTCGGGGATGGCGAAGGAGCGTTGGAACTGCACGATGGCGAAGCCGAGCCCGTTGCTGGCGGCGAACATCTCGCTGATGACCATGAGGATGATCGCGATGGACAGGGCCTGCCGCATGCCGGTGACGATCTGCGGGCTGGCCGAGCGCAGCACCAGGTGCCACAGTCGGGAGGGGCCGGTGATGCCGTAGGAGCGGCAGGTGTCGCTGAGCACCTCGTCGACCGCGCGGACGCCCTCGACGGTGTTGAGCAGGATCGGCCACATGCAGCCGCTGACGATGACGATCACCTTCATGGTGTCGCCGATGCCCGCGAACAGCATGATGACGGGCACGAGCACCGGGGGTGGGATGGCCCGGAACAGTTCCAGGACCGGCTCCAGGACGTCGCGCACGCGCCGGTGCATACCGACCACGAGGCCGAGTCCCACACCGACGGCCACGGCGAGGAGATAGCCGGTGAGCAGTCGGACCAGGCTGGGGACGACGTCCGACATCAGCCGTTCACCGGTCCACACCTCGCCGAACTTGCCGAGGACGGTGGAGAGCGGGGGGATGTAGAAGTCGGTGCTGCCGGCGGTGGCGAACCACCACACGGCGAACAGGACCCCGGGCAGGCCGAGGACGAGTCCGGTCCTTCGGGCCAGTGTGAGGACGCTCATCGCCGCCCCTCCCCGCGCATCGATGGGTGCCAGTGCAGTGCCCGCCGCTCGACCGCTCGGGCCACCAGGTTGACCGCGACTCCCAGGATCCCGGTGACCAGGACCAGGGCGTAGACCCTCGGCACGGCGCCGGACGTCTGTGCGACCGCCAGCTCCTTGCCCAGGCCCGGCGAGCCGATCACGAGTTCGGCGGTGATCGTCAGGACCAGTGCCACGGTCGCGGCCAGCCGCACCCCGGTCATCACGTACGGCAGTGCGGTGGGCCACAGGACGTACCGCACCCGTCCCCAGTCGCCCATCCGGTAGCTGCGGGCGGTGTCCTCGGCGACCGGGTCGACGTCCTGGGTGCCGGCCAGCACCTGGACGAGCACCTGCCAGAAGGAGGCGTACACGACCAGCAGCAGCTTCGACTCCAGGTCGGTGCCGTACAGCAGCACCGCCACCGGGATCAGGGCCACCGACGGGATGGGGCGCAGGAACTCGATGGTGGAGGCGGTCACCGCCCGCAGCACGGGCACCGACCCGATCACCACGCCGGCCACCACCCCGGCCACCACGGCGATGACCAGCCCCAGACCCCAGCCGGTGAGGGTGTCGCCGAGCGCGGTCCAGAAGGTGTCCTCACCGAGCAGCTGCCACAGGGCCCGGCCCATCTCGGAGGCGGGCGGCAGATAGTCGGCGGAGACGGCACCGGTGTGCGGCAGCACCTCCAGCAGCACCACCAGCCCGGCCAGCCCCGCCAGTCCCCGCAGCGGGGCGCCCAGGCCGTCCGTCGCCCGCCGGAGCCGGCCGCCGCCCGGCCCGCCGGGACCGGCGGCGGTCCCGGCGGGCTTCGTCAGTACAGGCGTGCTCCCGGTCGCGCTCATGAGAACAGCGCGTCCAGATCGGGCTTCTTGCCGCCGAAGATGCCGTCCTGCTCACCGAGTTGGGCCAGCTTCTGCAGGGAGGCCATGTCGTACTCGGCCGGCCAGGTCGGCAGCGTCAGGTCCTTCAGCACCGCGCCGTCGATCTTGGTGTAAGTGGTGATGACCTGGCGCGCCTCGTCCGGGTGCTCGGAGGCGTACTTCAGCGACTCGCTCACCGCCTCGGTGAACTTCTTCACCAGGTCGGGGTTCTCCTGCACCAGCTTGGAGGAGGCGAAGTACGTCGCGATGGTCAGGTTCGGGTCCGTCTCGGCGAACGGCGACGCGATGACTCGGGCGCCCTGGCCCTTGGCTATGGTCAGCGCGGGCTCACCCATCCACGCGGCGTCGACCTGACCGCCGTCCAGCGCGGCCGGCATCTGATCGAACGGCATCTCGACGAACTTGACCTTCGAGGGGTCGCCGCCGTCCTTGCGCACCACCTCACGAACGGTGGTGTCGCCGACGTTCTGCAGCGTGTTGACCGCCACCGTCTTGCCGGCCAGTTCCTTGGCCGACTTGATCGCGCTGTCCTTCTTGACGGCCACCCCGCTGATGTCCTTCTCGACGTCTCCGGTGGAGGCGGCCCCGTTCACCACGGACTTGAGCGGTACGCCCTTGGTCTGCGCGATCATCAGCGAGGTGACGTTGCTGAACCCGAACTGGAACTGACCGCTGACCACTCCGGGGATGATGGCGGCGCCACCCTGAGCGGCCTCCATCTTCAGCTCGATGCCACGGCTGCTGAAGAACCCCTTCTTCTGCCCCAGGTACAGCGGTGCCACGTCGACGATCGGAATGATCCCGACCTTGACCTCGGTGGTCTTGCCGCCGTCCGTCGACGGGGAGCCGGCCGTGGACGACGAAGATCCACACCCGGCCGCTCCCACGACCGTCAACACCGCTACAGCAAGCCCTAGAACGCGCCTTCGCATAGGGGCCCTCCTGACAGGGTAAGGATGTGTTCGCAATGCGCACGAAATTGCGTGTGCCGAACAAGATAGGGCGGACGCTATGCCTCCGGGTGGGGTGCGTCAATAGGTGGCACCGAGACACCGCGCCGCCGGGCCCGGCCACCTCGCGCGACGGCCAGGGCCGCTCAGCCGAGCACGAAACCGCGCCTCCCGGCGGAGTGTTGAGCCGGTACAAGACCGCGGGCCGCCCCTTACGGGACGGCCCGGGTGCCACCTGTGCCTTCTGGTCACCGCGCCGTGCACGGAGGCACGGAGCAGCGATCGGCGACGGGACGGAATCGGCTAGGGATGGAGCGTGGCCTCGCCGGTGACGTGGATCGCGGTCTGCTCACCGGGGCGGACCGGCACCGTACCCGTGACACGGACGTCCACCGGACGGTCGAGCCCCTCGACGGCCACGGCGACCTTGGCGTCGTGGCCGTAGAAGCAGACGTCGGTCACCGTGGCCCGCACGGTCCCGGCCGCGCCGGTGTCGGCGAGGCGCAACTGCTCGGGGCGCAGCACGACCGTGCCGGTGCGCCGCCCGTCGGCCGGCGCGGCCAGCGCCACGGTGCCCAGCGGGGTGGTGGCCGCGGAGCCGCCGTCGACGACCGTGCCGGGCACCAGGACGGCGTCGCCCACGAACCCGGCGACCCAGGGGTCGGCGGGGCGCCGGTAGAGGTCCTGCGGGGTGTCGCACTGCGCGACGCGACCCTGCCGTACGACGGCTACGAGGTCGGCGGTGGACAGTGCCTCCTGCTGGTCGTGGGTGACCAGCAGCGCCGTGGCCCCGGTGGCCCGCAGCGCGGCCCGGACGTCCGCCCGGACCCCGGCGCGCAGGGCGCTGTCGAGGGCGTTGAACGGTTCGTCGAGCAGGACGAGCGCGGGTCGTGGCGCGAGCGCCCTGGCCAGGGCGATGCGTTGCTGCTGTCCACCGGACAGCTCGTGCGGCATCCGGTGGCCGTATCCCGAGAGTCCGACGAGGTCGAGCATCTCCTCGGTCCGGCGGCTCCGCTCGCTCCGGTCGCGTCCGGTGAGGCCGAAGGCCACGTTGCGGGCGACGCTCAGGTGCGGGAAGAGGGCACCCTCCTGCGGCACGATGCCGATGTGCCGCCGTTCCGGCGGCAGTTGCACACCCGGGCCGATCACCGTGCGCCCGCCGAGCGCGACCGTGCCCGCGTCGGCGCGCAGGAACCCGGCGACGACGCGCAGCAGGGTGGTCTTGCCGCAGCCGGAGGGCCCGAGCACGGCCGCGAGCGCACCGCCCGGCACGGTGAGGTCCAGCCCTCGCAGGACCGGCGCCTCGTGACCGTAGGACTTGGACAGCCCCTCGACGCGGAGCTCGTTGTGACGGTCGTTCATGTGCGGTGCCTGCCCAGGAGGTAGGAGGGGACGGCGGCGAGCAGGATCAGGGTGGCCGCGTAGGGCGCCGCGGCGGCGAAGGAACCGGCCCCGGTCTCGGTCCACAGCCGGGTGGCCAGCGTGTCCATGCCGGTCGGGCGCAGCAGCAGCGTCGCCGGCAGCTCCTTCATGCAGACCACGAAGGTGAGCGCGGCGCCGGCCGCCACACCCGGTGCCGCCAGGGGCACGGTCACCTCGCGCAGCACGCGCAGGGGCGACCTGCCCAGCGAACGCGCCACGTCCTCCAGCACGCGGGGCGCCTGCAGGACGGCGGCTCGGGTGGCGGCCACCGTGACGGGCAGGAAGAGGACGGCGTAGGCGCAGACCAGCAGGGGGAGCCGCTGGTAGAGCGGATAGGCGTAGCGCACCGCGAAGAAGACGAGGGACAGCGCGACGGTGATGCCGGGCAGCGCGTGGCCGGCGTAGGCGGCCTGCTCCAGCAGCCGGGCTCCGCGTCCTCGGTACCGTGCGGCGATCACTCCGACGGGCAGCGCCAGCACGGTCGTGAGGGCGGCGCCCGCCGCCGCGACCCCGAGCGTGGTCGAGGCCGTCCCCACCAGGTCGCCGACGTCCCAGGTGGCTGACGTGCCGACCGTCAGCCAGTAGCCGAGGGTGCTCAGCGGGAAGGCCACGGCGACCGCCGCGACAGCCGCGCACCAGGCGAGGGCGGGGATCCGCCAGCGTCCCAACGGGACCGGGGCGGCCGGGCGCGCGGTGCCGCCGCCGGTCCTGGCGTGGCCCGCGCGCCCCCGGGTGCGGGCCTCGGCCGCGACCAGCGCCACCGTCATCACCACCAGCACGACGCTGAGCGCGGCGGCCGGCGTGCGGTCGAAGGAGGCGCGGTAAGAGGTGTGGACGGCCCGGGTGAAGGTGTCGTAGCGCATGAGGGAGACCGCGCCGAAGTCGGAGAGCACGTACAGCGCGACGAGCAGCGCGCCGCCCGCGGCCGCCGGGCGCAGTTGCGGCAGCGTGACCCGCAGGAAGGCGCGTACGGCGCCGTGGCCGAGGGAGCGCGCGGCCTCCTCCTGCGCCGGGTCGATGCCGCGCAGCGCGGCGGCGACCGGCAGGTGGACGTACGGAAAGCTCACCAGGGTCAGCGCGAGCGCCGCCCCGCCGAACCCCGAGGCCCCCGGCACGGCGGCGAGCCATACGAAGGCGGCGACATAGCTGGGCACGGCGAGCGGCAGCGTGGCCAGCACCGACCAGGCACGCGCCCCGGGCAGGGCGGTGCGCACGGTCAGCCAGGCCAGCGAGACGCCGAGGACCAGGCAGGCCGCCACCACGACGGCCGTCAAGCCGAGGCTCCGGCCGAGGAGTTGCAGGGTGCGCTCGTCGGCGACGACGTCCCAGGCGTACTGCGGTCCCCGTTCCAGGGCGCGGACGGCGAGGTAGCCGAGCGGCAGCAGGGCGAACAGGGCGGCGACACAGGCGGGGACGAGCAGGACGAGCGGGGGTCTACGGTCCCGGTCCGAGGGGGCCTTGAGGTACGCGCGGACGCGCCGCCGCCCGGCCGGGGCGGGTGCTCCGGCCGGGCGTGTCGTGGTTTGTGTCGTGGTCACGACCGTCAGACCAGTCCGACGTCCTGGAGCATGGCCAGGGTCTCCTGGAGGGACTCCAGCTTGCCGAGGTCGATGTCGGGGGACTGCAGGGAGTCGAACGGGGGCAGGCCCTCCACGGTGCTGGTGACGCCTGCGGCCAGCGGGTACTCCTTCGTCGTGTCCGCGAAGTAGGTCTGCGCCTCCTTGGACAGCAGGAAGTCCACGGCCTTCTGGGCGGCCTCGCTCTGGCCGCCGTCCTTCAGGATGCCGACGCCGGCGACGTTGATGAGCGCTCCGGGGTCCTTGCCGGGCAGGAAGTGGAGCTTGGCGTTGACCTTGTCCTCGCCCTTCTCCGCGACCCGCTCGTACCAGTAGTAGTGGTTGACCAGGCCGAGGGAGACCTCGCCGGCCTCGATCGCGTCGAGGGTGGCCAGGTTGTGGGCGTACGTCTTGGCGCCGTTGGCCTTCAGGTCCTCCAGCCACCGACGGGTCGCGTCGTCGCCCTCCAGGGCGCGCATGCCGGTGACGAACGCCTGGAAGGAGGCGTTGGTGGGGGCGAAGCCGACCTTGTCCTTCCACTCGGGCTTCACCACGTCGTGGACACTGTCCGGGACTTCGTCCTCGTCGACCTGGTCGGGGTTGTAGGCGATGACGCGGACCCGCCCGGACAGGCCCACCCAGTCGCCGTCACCGCCGCGGTACGCCTCGTCGACCTCGTCGAGCGTGGACGGGGGCAACTGCTCCAGCACCCCCTCCTTGGAGAGCGCGCCGAGTGCCCCGGCGTCCTGCGAGAAGAACAGCCCGGCCTTGGTGCGGTCGCCCTCCTCCAGGATCTGCGCGGCCAGTTCGGCGCTGTCGCCGTAGCGCACCTCCACCTTCGTGCCGACGGCCTTCTCCAACTTGTCGAGGATCGGCTCGACCAGTTTCTCGTTGCGGCCGGAGTAGATCACGAGCGTGGAGTCGCCGCTCTTCGCCGACCCGCCCTTGTCGTCGTCGGAGCCGCAGGAGGCGAGGGCGGGGAGCAGCAGGCCGGCCGCGAGGAGCGCGGTGATCCGGCCAGCCAGAGGGCGTCGCATGTGGTGTGCCTTCCTACGTGTTCGCCGCAACGCCGCAGGTCGGGCGTTCGTCAGCGAGCGGCGGAGTGATGCTTTCCAGCCAACTGTGAACATGCTATGAATAAGGTAAAGCTCACCTAACCGTCAAGGGATCTGTGCTATTTGCGGACGCTGCCGCAGAAAGGTCGCGCGCCCGTGCTCAACCCCTCCAGACCCCTCTGGGCACCGTTCACCGCCCCCGCTCCCCGCACCGACGCCGTCGTCCTGCCCCCACCACCCCTGCCGGGGCGGGGCGTACCGTTCGCCCGCCGCCTCGCGTCGTACGGCGACCGCACCGCACTCATCACGCCCTCGGGCGAGGTCAGTTACCGCGCGCTCGCCGAACGCGTCGCCGCCACAGCCGAACGTCTGGGCCCCGTACGCCGCTTGGTCCTGCTGGCCGGGGCCAACCGCACCGACGCCCTCGTCATCCACCTCGCGGCACTCTCCGCCGGCCACCCCGTCCTACTCGTCCCCGGTGACAGCCCCGCCACCCTCGACGCCCTCACCGCCGCGTACGACCCGGACGTCGTCGCGCGGCCGGACACCCACGGCACCTGGGAACTCGACGAACGCCGGCGCGGAAGCGCCCACCTCCTCCACCCGGAACTCGCGCTGCTGCTCAGCACCTCCGGTTCGACCGGCTCGCCCAAGCTGGTCCGGCTCTCCCACGAGAACCTCCAGGCCAACGCCGAGTCCATCGCCACGTACCTCGGCATCCGCGACACCGACCGGGCGGCCACGACCCTGCCACCGCACTACTGCTACGGACTGTCGGTCATCCACAGCCAGCTGCTGCGCGGCGCCGGGCTGATCCTCACCGACCGGTCGGTGACCGACCCCGCCTTCTGGGAGGAGTTCCGCGCCGCCCGCGGCACCTCCCTCGCCGGAGTCCCGTACACCTTCGACCTGCTCGACCGGATCGGCTTCGACCGGATGGACCTCCCCCACCTGCGCTACGTCACCCAGGCCGGCGGCCGTCTGGCGCCCGAACAGGTCGCCCGCTACGCCCAGTTGGGTCGCCGCGCGGGCTGGGAGCTGTTCGTGATGTACGGACAGACCGAGGCGACGGCCCGCATGGCGTACCTGCCGCCCGATCGGGCCGCCGAGCGCCCACGGGCCGTCGGCGTACCGATCCCCGGCGGCTCCTTCCGGATCAGACCCGTGGACGACGTCGACGAGCCCGACACCGGCGAACTCGTCTACTCGGGCCCCAACGTCATGCTGGGGTACGCCGAGGGCCCCGCGGACCTCGCCCTCGGCCGCACGGTCGAGGAACTGCACACCGGGGACATCGCCCGGCGCGCCCCCGACGGGCTGTACGAAGTCGTGGGCCGCCGCAGCCGGTTCATCAAGATCCTGGGCCTGCGCATAGACCCGCAGCGCGTCGAGACGATCCTGGCGGACCACGGCATCCGTGCCCTCTGCGCGGGCGACGACGACGCACTCGCCGTCGTCGCGACGCAAGCCCACGGTGTCGACGCGGCAGGCGTCCGG
This genomic stretch from Streptomyces deccanensis harbors:
- a CDS encoding ABC transporter permease — protein: MSVLTLARRTGLVLGLPGVLFAVWWFATAGSTDFYIPPLSTVLGKFGEVWTGERLMSDVVPSLVRLLTGYLLAVAVGVGLGLVVGMHRRVRDVLEPVLELFRAIPPPVLVPVIMLFAGIGDTMKVIVIVSGCMWPILLNTVEGVRAVDEVLSDTCRSYGITGPSRLWHLVLRSASPQIVTGMRQALSIAIILMVISEMFAASNGLGFAIVQFQRSFAIPEMWSGVLLLGLLGFALSLLFRVAENRVLAWYHGLRRAQRNP
- a CDS encoding ABC transporter ATP-binding protein, with product MLDVRNLQKIYTGRNRNVEALRNLTFHIGAGELVCLVGPSGCGKTTLLKCMSGLLAPTSGEVTLDGRPVTGPPDGMAVVFQEYGRSLFAWMNVRDNVALPLRRKKLGKARERELVDHALDVVGLADAHQAYPWQLSGGMQQRVAIARAVAFEPKVLLMDEPFAAVDAQTRAELEDLIRRLWHDLGVTVLFVTHDIDEAVYLGQRTIILSTSPTVVQEDLTIDLPDARDQLHTRSSTRFAELRAHVYEQIQRAKHHNGDTDPPVADRGGDRALQKTES
- a CDS encoding LacI family DNA-binding transcriptional regulator; this encodes MRTAKRVTLRDVAQAAGVSHQTVSRAINGKGEIDPATQRRVLDVAKQLRYRPSRFGRGLARQDVVSVGLIVPDVVNPFFPEFVAGVIAAADERDWQVLVASAENDRSRELALVRSLGQQVDALVGYLSHSDAELEPYVGTVPLVVVDRGLDSSHHALVHVDTEAGIRAGMRHLIDRGHRRIGLIDCECLSAPMVRHRTFLEVAGDHGLPVDEGCIVMGEQSPDGGAAAFEALRAERPDLTAVVAFNDLVAIGALRAARRIGVRVPDDCALVGYDGLSVVDLIDPPLTTLHLDKRRLGELAIHQVEQLLAGELPPPIVLEPSLRVRGTT
- a CDS encoding IclR family transcriptional regulator domain-containing protein; translated protein: MRGIGVLLRLSEADGALSLSGLERATGLARSTVDRITATLAHMGYLRLDGRDAVLAPRLMELGNAYLSALRLPRLLDAHADALADELDESVSLAVGDGDGIRFIHQATRRRAMSLSFRIGDLLPSERTAPGPLFATEWEEPEWARWRERRAADPYDHRFPAVPPRTDGPSDEDFEERTREARLTGWALDDQLIEPGLVAIALPVRDVRGLADLRGAPLPGRRAAGDVRPSDAGIACVASVVSHTSRHTAASLRDTLLPRLRATVDAMERELREAPEPEGRHTPSDLAVWTGASKQELGQGFIESLARGLTVLTAFEEGRAALTLSEVAQATGLARATARRALITLEHLGYVTARDRTFSPTPRVLALGFPPLSRTTLSRIAQPHLADLAGRIHDSTALAVLVGEDIQFLASVPVGRIMSASVTVGTRLPAAATSVGRVVLADLPPGERTLHPRRLTARTTTDPADLTAILEQVHRAGYALVDEELEEGLRSLAVPVRDRTGRVVAAVSVAMHTARRTPEQCLAEVLPDLRDAAARVEADLWVAGRFARIPSA
- a CDS encoding ABC transporter substrate-binding protein, with product MRRRVLGLAVAVLTVVGAAGCGSSSSTAGSPSTDGGKTTEVKVGIIPIVDVAPLYLGQKKGFFSSRGIELKMEAAQGGAAIIPGVVSGQFQFGFSNVTSLMIAQTKGVPLKSVVNGAASTGDVEKDISGVAVKKDSAIKSAKELAGKTVAVNTLQNVGDTTVREVVRKDGGDPSKVKFVEMPFDQMPAALDGGQVDAAWMGEPALTIAKGQGARVIASPFAETDPNLTIATYFASSKLVQENPDLVKKFTEAVSESLKYASEHPDEARQVITTYTKIDGAVLKDLTLPTWPAEYDMASLQKLAQLGEQDGIFGGKKPDLDALFS
- a CDS encoding ABC transporter permease codes for the protein MSATGSTPVLTKPAGTAAGPGGPGGGRLRRATDGLGAPLRGLAGLAGLVVLLEVLPHTGAVSADYLPPASEMGRALWQLLGEDTFWTALGDTLTGWGLGLVIAVVAGVVAGVVIGSVPVLRAVTASTIEFLRPIPSVALIPVAVLLYGTDLESKLLLVVYASFWQVLVQVLAGTQDVDPVAEDTARSYRMGDWGRVRYVLWPTALPYVMTGVRLAATVALVLTITAELVIGSPGLGKELAVAQTSGAVPRVYALVLVTGILGVAVNLVARAVERRALHWHPSMRGEGRR
- a CDS encoding IclR family transcriptional regulator domain-containing protein — translated: MDDKEHGRYFVRSLERGIAVIRAFSADTRELTLAEIARATGMSRAAARRFVLTLADLGYLAVATDGRHFRPTARVLEMGFAYLSSLSLAEIALPHLEQLVAEVQESSSAAVLDGDDVVYVSRVPTRRIMSVSINIGTRLPAHATSLGRVLLADLDDERLRTYLDRASLRPLTARTLTCRETLLTELERVRAQGWCLVDQELEEGVISIGAPVRNEAGQAVAGVNLATHVRRGDAHWVRETLLPPLLDTVARIETELHITG
- a CDS encoding ABC transporter ATP-binding protein; translation: MNDRHNELRVEGLSKSYGHEAPVLRGLDLTVPGGALAAVLGPSGCGKTTLLRVVAGFLRADAGTVALGGRTVIGPGVQLPPERRHIGIVPQEGALFPHLSVARNVAFGLTGRDRSERSRRTEEMLDLVGLSGYGHRMPHELSGGQQQRIALARALAPRPALVLLDEPFNALDSALRAGVRADVRAALRATGATALLVTHDQQEALSTADLVAVVRQGRVAQCDTPQDLYRRPADPWVAGFVGDAVLVPGTVVDGGSAATTPLGTVALAAPADGRRTGTVVLRPEQLRLADTGAAGTVRATVTDVCFYGHDAKVAVAVEGLDRPVDVRVTGTVPVRPGEQTAIHVTGEATLHP